The following nucleotide sequence is from Penaeus vannamei isolate JL-2024 chromosome 10, ASM4276789v1, whole genome shotgun sequence.
CCATAAATGTGGCTATCTGGGCCGATTTATGTCACTTTGATGTGACATCTGGGGTTTAAGGGGAGCCAGCAATAACCTGACCTATACCATTCATTTCCTTGGGTATCTCCAGGCTTTCAAGGGTGCAATTAAAACCTGCTGTCTGTAATTCCTTTAAAGAAATTGTCAACAACTTTAAATATCTATTAAGTCGATAAAAGCTAATCACAgaattcattttcattaccaaaaacaaacaaacaagaactggTTTATTTGAAACTGAGGATCTACACTCGTGTCGACAGCCGGTCAGTTTACATTCTGCTTTCTTTTATAAAAATTATGCATCATAAACATGAAACTATGGTGAAAACAGGGAACTATTCCTTGTGCATATTGCTAAAACGAGAAGTATAAAATGTGTGGCAAGTGAGAGGCATGTTACATTTAGTTTCCAGTCATTGCTTTTCGCAATTGGACACAAGTCAGGTCCTAGACGAAAACAAGGCCAGTTGAACCGCACCTTTATCAAAACAGTCAAAGCCCAAGGTGCTGGATTTGTGCATCAAGGAAAAATAAGGGATACAAAATATTATTTAATTCTGGTGTACTGTACCCTACAACATTACTAGTCTTATGCTAATCTTACCAGTGATGCAGCTGGACTCAAGTCTGAAACTTGCTATTCCTCATTACACTATTCTCACCTACATTAGTATCACATTATACATATCATTAATCAACATCTGATTATCCCTGGGACTTATAATACTTTTCACCAATTTTACAGAAAATTAGGTAACAGTATTGACATTTTAAAGACAGCGCAAAAGGAGGCATTTTAAGACAACTTTGCAAGTCTTGAATATTTCAGATAAATATTTTAGATGAAAGAATAATCCGTGTAAAGATCATTTTATAGCATCATACCAGCTTTAAATCTTATTTGGTTGCTGCAAAAATCATAAGTAAAGCCTCAAAAACTAACAGATATTGAAGCAGAATGGCACATAAATCATTACAAATctgctcattattatcatgattataataataataatgcaatgtcATGTTGCTTTAAAATCTTGCTTGCCTCCTCCTACTGACACAAAGGTATCTTAGAGAACAAGTCTAGAATCACTGATTCAATGTGTTCTGCACCTGCAAGGAGCTATACTTGAACTTATATGGTATATGGTATTCATTTCCTATTTACATTAATGGCACTTCTATTGTTGAAATCAAATATACCTCCTGCAGGTATCACATAAAGAATGACAGATTTACAAAGTATCTTCTGAACCTACAAGTACTTTTAACtgtaaaataaaaattacatttaGTTTCCAGTCATAGCACCAGGTCTCCAAATAAAAACTAATTATacttgtaataaaaaaaacatgagcaACAGTCCTAAATGCTTTATTTTTTGAAACTGCAGATTCTAAAGAAGCCTATTCATCAAACTGCCTAGAAAATCATTCCAAGTCTGGCATTATTTCATAAAAATGTCATACTTTCTGATGCTATAACTCTAATGCCAAAATCTAACACTATAAAagaaatgttattatatataatggCATACAACATGCATTTAAGGAACTTTTAATTCATTGATTAATGTAATAGCACTGTTTCAGATATGTCTATCTTCAGGTTACAAAATCATTCTGATTTACTATGATGTATTCGGAATATgcaaagtctatatatatatatatacacatcaaagcCCTTATCACTGAATAATGTCTTTTGCCATTGTGACACATTTGTATCATTTGAAAGCTGTTCAACATATATTGCACTATTCACTAATCAGGTAGATAAAAATCTTAACTTATTGGGAACATTCTAACTGAGCAGTGAACTTTAATACTTCCTAGGAGAATAATCTGCAAGATTGGCAGTACTGGCTTTCATGCTCAAGGAGTGGATCCAACAGCAGAGCAACGTCTGGTGCAGCCTCCCTCTATGCAGACTTATCAATGCTTTGACCTTCAATGCCAAGTCATCCCCAGACATGTTTTTTTCTGCCTTTGGCTGACCTCTTTTATCATTCACCTTTTACAAGTCCAATGAAACAGTTTAAAGTTTGGGTTTCTGATTTCCATAATTACCACACTGTATAATCATCAGTTATAAAAGTTAGAAAATTATATCATTTTTGTCTGTTGAAACTTGCTGTCACAACAAATAACAAGATTCATGTTTGAGTATATGaatgatttaaaaaattaaaacttGTTTTGATTGGTAATTTCTATGACAGCATCTTTAGATAAGTCTTTTAAATATTTTCAAGGTGGAAAGTTAAATGTGAATCACAAGTAACAAAGATCTAATTATGACTAAAACAACTCCATTCATCTTTTCCTATAAATatcatataacaataacaacacatgaTCATGGACATATTTTTCTAAAAATTTTGTGTAACGGAGCACATCTTTCATTATCaccacagcatcatcatcaaatatcatTTTAACTTAGAATTTGGTGAGAGAACTTCTTGGCATGCACAGTAGATATGCCTCAAGCAAGCTAACCGCGGCCAAGTAttctgtggatgagaagagtatTATGAAGCATTACAGTAAGAGCAAAAACAGGTATACTGCAATAGAATTTTAATATGATGAGGAAAGAGAATGTTTGCCACCAGATTTAGCcatgaaacaattttttttatcttttttacttcaCTCTGTATCATATTAACTTTATACATCTAATAGATTCTTCTTTCAAAATAGCGCACATCTAAATTTTAATTTAGTCAACAATCAACTGCGTAAGTTATAGGAAATTCCAGGAAATacctcagcaaaaaaaaaaaaaaaaagtttagatatATCATCTAATCATGAGGTGGAGGTAATGCAAAAATTGTGTACTCATATTGAGAAAACCTTATTTTATTTACCATCATTTGTACAATATTCAAATGCATTCTTGATTTAGGCCTTATAAATCACAAGCTTTGTTCCTCACAAAAAATTATTGAAAATTATCCTCAGTCCATGGGGCTGTCTCAGTTAAGAtatgtattgtatttttgttcAGAATCACCTTTGAACATCTTTGAACATCAAAACATGAAATATTTACTAGAAAATTTAAATGGAAAATTGAAAACCAAACAGCGGTAACACTAAAGAATATAACAAATTTCCGTTAACTAAACCAACACTGAAAGGGTAAACGATACAAAAAATAACACAGGGAAAAGAGCCTCAAAATGTTCAtgccttctcctattcttctctttgcAGTTTTCTTTACAAGCTATAAATAAAACTTCCACATTTCCTCAAAGTTTTATCTTATGCACACTCAACATTGAGGCCTACACCACACAATAGAAACAGCTAactaaatgcatttttttctaagTGAACAAGTTTTATCTGGTGTGCCAACAAAAACAAGCACTGGGAAACCTCAGCTATTACACAACCATCCAATGTCAACCTCTCTATACTCACCATAAAGAGAGGTAATAGTTTCTGGTTAGCTTTGGTCCCCTCAGCTCTCACAAGCAGAGCCATGTAGAATAGTACACGTTGCTGGAAATAAAATGAATCATCAATACATTACTTCAGGGTGTGTTAAATGACTTTTGATTTTTACACCAATACTGATCTCCACTGACAAATCATGAATGAATCTGACTTCATGCAATATGTGCTGTGTGTAGCTAAGAAAAAggcaattttaaaaaaataagttCATATCATTCCTTGAAAGAgttaaatgtcatatatatatatatatatatatatatatatatatatatatatatatatatatatatatatatatatatatgtatatatatgtatatatatgtatatatatatatatatatatatatatatatatatatatatatatatatatatatatatatatatatatatatatatatatatatatatatatatatatatatatatatatatatatatatatatatatatatatatatatatatatatatatatataaagtgttacAACTACTAAAACAAATACTTTTTCTACTAAAACCACTACtactatgattaataataataataaagataatgatgatgataatgatggtttaagaataaagaaattatggatgataatgacaataatgaagatgattataatagtgaggataatgataataataataataaaaaatcataacaatggaaaaaatcatatttaaataatatggtaataaaaataataatgataatgacaatgataatgatggtgatgactgatgatgatgataaaaacacagaaaaataataaggagaacagaagaagaaaaagaagaagaaaggaagtacaaaaaagagaagagaaatatgaagGTGAAGcaacatgaagaaaaagaaaaggtagaaacaTGAATCACTtcttttgacaaaaaaaaaggaagaaagacagaaagaaaaagtaattattgcaaacaaaggaaaataatcagCTTAAATGAACTTTACCATGGTTATTGTCTCTGCAATGATAACGTCAATAATGTCTCCCCAAGGAATAAAGCGCGTGTGCTGTCGACCACTGTAGAAAGTAGTAGTAGTTTGGATCCCTAAGCCAGCTACTACAAGTAAAGTTTCTGAAAATTTAGCAAAAAAAATTAATGTCCCAAATAACTTCAAGAAACAGCATATCAGTTTATGTTATAAACAATATATCATgacttttaattttgtttttaagtgTTATGTTGCATTCAATCATCAACTTTAATTTTTACACACActttaagaatataaaaaatcatGCACAAAACACATTATGCATCAAATCAAGGTTATCATCTGAAATACTATACTAACCACTAACAACTTTTCGATGAACTCTGTACAAAAGTGTTGCGAGCTGCGTTAGGACAGCTGTGAGAAGCCACGCTGGATGAAGAGTATGTAGTTGAGCTAAGAAGGCTATGGCTGCTAGGACACTCGTATATCCGAGCCACGGTAGAAACTGGATGCGACTGCTACTTACACTGAACTGTTGGCATAAAAGGCATAAATTTCAtttgaaaaaatacaaatgaactgATAAATCAACCAACTAAGAAGTGATTCTATTACACAGAGAAGAATTTGGTGAGAGAATTAATAGTGATGTGGCACTTTCAAGTGCCACATCAGAGCATCATCTGATGAGCACATTGAGAATGATGAGCAAAATGATGTAATTATAGGAggcaaacattaaaaaagaagatTCTAATACACATTTACAAATACTATACAGTTAAACAGTATATATGTTAACAGTTGCTGCAGAACAAATTAACTGCATAAAGAGGCTTGTCACATATACACCCAAGCCTTGCTCTCCCATCTTTCATAAGTTTATTGTAAAATTGTCATTTTCCTTAATTTGTACCATCACATGATTTCTATTGGATAGTCTTCTCTATAGGCAGATGTGAGAGAGGAACTTTACACAGATATTTGgcactatctaaaaaaaaattatgtagtcAATTCTCCTTTTTAGAACCAAAAATCTTTAAATAATTCAGAAAAGTAAATAGATTTTTACAACAAAATAGATATTGCTTGTTTCATTAAAAgtatgtataactacatatacCTGGGCAAACAGTATCACTTGTagtatctcaatctcaatcttaaTATCAAAGGTAATGCAGAGGGTGCTGGTAAGTGCACATCACACACATTTACGGTTGGTTGcttggggtgggggaaaggactGAAGTAAAAGTGGCACTGTTGTTTATGAAGGTGCTTGTAGCGCAGTGCATTTGTTCAGTTTGTCCGTAGCCTGTTTGGGGTAGCCTGTTCCAGTTGTATATGGAATGAGGGAATAAAGAGTGCTTGTAACAATCGTTTTTGGTGTGGTATGTAACAAATTTACTAGGTGTAGGCTTGCAATTGTGTGCAATAAACCTGGCAGACATAGTGTTGACCTGTTCCAGCTTCTCTTTGTGAACAGCTTCCATAAAGCTGTATAGTACTTGAGAGTTGGGCATAAAAGTGTGTTGTAAGCTATGTATTTGATGTCTGGTGCATAGTGTTGGGTATGATCCTCCTCAGTAAACTCAATGTTCTGTTTACCTTGTTTGTGAATGAGTCAATGTGAGTGTTAAACGTAAGATTGCTAGTGAGGTGTACCTCCGGGTGTTTATAGGATGTCAGGGTCAGAAGATGCAGCATCATGCAGAACATGTTGGTTGTACATtgccaaacatatatataattttattttgatttacacccaagagaaaaatgtaaatattcaGAAGAGTACATTGATGTATTAGCAAAGTTTAAAAAAGATTTCCAATCAATTTATATTTGCTTTTACCACTACAGCATAAGATCTTAGTGTATTTACATGTAATCAAGCCCATCCAGGAAAGTAGGCCTATGGCATGTGAATATCAATATTTTCCCCCTAaaattttccttcgcttcccaAAAATCTAACTGACATGTGCCAGACACAGACTCTTGGGAGGAGTAGCAAGTTGgtaaaatgtgaaaaatataagtaaattttTTTACAAGACCCTGGAAGTATCTGACCAATGAGATGCATGGCAAGAAAAATagcataatactaaaaataaagtTTGTTAAAAATCTCAATTCTATAGTGACATatatccatgatttttttttatcataagcaCTGATGTAAGATCATATACCAGTAAAATAATGCCTATAAGCATCAATCCATTGTACAAAAATATGCACAAAATAGAACTGTGATAAATTCAAATTTCTTAATGTTCCATTCCAGCTACTTGAAACTAGAGCCAGCTTTTCCAATGCTTATGGATTATGAAATACCTCACGCAACAATAATTGAATAGGTGGTAAACATTTTGAGTTGCCAGATGTATTCTTATTAACAGATATTTTCATAAACATTAACTTATATTGGTTATTCATATCATAGTACAACTCATCATAAGATATCAATAGCCATCTCAGCTACCATATTCTAAAATACTGTGTACCAGTAGAAATGAACcctatccatgttgacaaatgtagaaaagatatgaatgagactggatatcttcacaacacaagagatgtatttgaccggttccaATTACGTGGTTACGtggtatttctgatgaagacataattgaaaccggtcaaatacatctcttgtattgtaaagatatccagtctcattcataccttttctacatataccaGTAGAAAATATAACCAATACAGTAAACCAGCTAGTCCTTTACCATGGCTATTCCTATTATATCACAGGAGTGGGTTAGCTTATAGGCCTGTCTCACCTCCAATCACAATCCAGATGTTAGGTCGCCCGACACCTTAATTGCATTTGGAAAAGAACATGTCACAGGATCACCATGCCCACTAAATCTTTGATGATTCAGCCAGAGGCTGAATTCCATGGTGACACAGGGGGCACGTGCCCCCTCTGCAATCTaattggccaccccgtgtgcccccccaCCCAAGAGTTATTGACccttaatatatcaatatatattatttatattatattatttattataatatttatatataaatatataatattaacatataatatattatacacagcaagatgaaaacataatcAATGTATAACTATACAAGATAAGTACAGAAGTGGGCagtcttattttttgtttcttttgggcggccaccccagatttattgttgttaccccctgtgccccccaccagaaaattctctggacccgcccctggatTCAGCAAAGGCTAATATATAATGGTAAGAAAGCAGTTAACCAATTtctttatatgatgataatctgACAGGAGAAATACAAACTCTAATTGGCTTGAATATCTGATAAAGATTTATTGGTCTTTGCCAGAGCACTGAAGGAATGGATGTAACTTTGATAAGCAATTGCTGGATTACCTTGACTTTCCACTGATTGTTTTCTGAAGACTATGCAATTATTAAATGAACAATAGTGtttaaagggaaggtccagtgggtttcaaaccatgtaattattgtttttatttgatgctatgtacaataaataaaagtatcaaaACCTTAGTTCGATGTTAATCTTATCCGTTTGCCATTAATTTGGGCATTTTGCACCCGTAAAACTAGCTAAAAACGTTGTCTGCTAAAAATGCGATTGCAGCACCGCAACACGACTGTGACATCACatgatgcgcacacacacacacacacacacacacacacacacacacacacacacacacacacacacacacacacacacacacacacacatatgtgcatgcgctttttttgtgtgtatttatatttattatgtacatAATTTTTTGTTCAATACAACCATGTTTGTTATTGTGTAGCCTACTCGCATTGCGCATTGTCTGGATCGCTCACAGTCACATGCATCTTGTGACATCACGCAGGGTTGGTGGCACAATGTCAATTATTTAGCAGATGACGGGTGCTGGGAATACAAAACAcctaattttttttattgaattacaGTTGCCTTTCAAAAAATTTGACTATATATTGATTCTTTATGCTTTAATGTATAGTTATTTATGAACATGTGGGTAGAGACTAGGACCTTCCCTTTaatgaagaaattaaaagaacagaCTATTATACACATTAATCTGTGAAACATTAAAAAGTGCATTTTCAAGAATAAAACAGGATCTAGTAAACACCATGGAAAATGCCAACATACCACTACTACATAAATTCTGGTAAGAAAAAGCTAGCAGATATCTCTGGTAATTTACCACTTGATAAGGAACCAGTTCCAGTCCTATATCAatgtacataaaaaacataaaagaatgataataaatgatgagtTTATCCTTTCATATTCAAACTTGTAGTCACTAAATAAAACCTTTTGCTATGTAACTATGCCTTGTGTTCCATGTAAAAGCATTTAAAACTTGATGTGGTTTGTGTTGGACACCTACAACCTCATGGTAATAATCATCAAATACAAAACAAGTTATAGAGACGGGTTAATATTTACAGTAAAGATGCACTAAACTtgggcaaattgaagatgatattcctGTTGATTACAATAAGTTATGGCCACTGGTACAAAACAGTTACCCCACAAACAAAGGAAAACGATTGTGCGCATCAAGGCTCAGAGCCTTAGTCTACTTGGTGAATTTCAGTTCGATTTTGCagatgaagacaatgtttcctgggGGTTGCTGGGGGGCAGAGGCCTCAATCAACCCTCCTCTTGGGCAGTGTCCGAAGGGCAATCccagtcacagcaacttagaCTGTTGAATAGATTTTGAACAACTGTATCAAGTAGACTCTCCAGCAGTTAGTATGGACACAAGCCATGATGTAATCTCaatgccagacccacccatcagtgagctGAAAAGTGGGAAAACTGCTTAAGACTAAGGGTAAACCTATAGCACTGGGCTTGCATACTATCTTGGCTGCCATCTGTCagtctctttccattccctttgacctattgaggggtgtggtcttCCCTCTCTAAAAAGGGAAAGGGTATCATTGGGACTGTAGCTGCTACTGAGCCATCACAATGCTCAGAATACCAAGCAAAATTTCcacccacattcttctgaaatggATCCGCAACCACCTACTAAAGCACCAAAgcctggagcaatctggattcactcatGGCAAGTAcgcaatagaccatatcctagcACTTCGAGTTATTATGGATTGCTGTCGTGAGTTCagccgtgggctgcttgcagcctacatcaacctcaagaaggcgtttcaCATGGTATATCATGAATTGATATTAGATCCTGAGACTTGGGGGAATTTGGATGAGGATTATTGGTTTAAAAGCAAGCCTACATTCTGGAGCTGTTagtgctgtaaaatgtggtgggggcctgcCAGGCTTCTTTCCTTTTAACTCAGCTGTGAGGCaagttgtgtccttgcaccaacactttttaacactttcatggactggataatgggcagagctactatccaaagtcactgtggagcaacactgggcaataccaAGATCACAGACCTCAACTTTGCCGATGATGCTGCCATCCTATCACAGTCTCTGGACTACCTGGTGGcagctcttgatgcattcagcaatgaggcAAAGCCCTTGGGCTTAGAGGTTTCCTGGACCAAGATCCAAGATTTGGGGGACCAGATAGAACTTGTTCAGACCAGGAAGTTAGTAGATAGTGTGATCTGTCAGCAGGAGCCATGAATTcaatcaacaagagtatttggaggtgctggTACCTATGCAAAATGTCTGTTACatgtcttcaaggccttgataatgccagCTTTGCTTTATGGAAGTGAAACCTGGATGCTATCTAGTGCCTTGGACTCGCATCTCGATGCCTTTTGTAGCAAGTCTCTATGCTGGATCATGAGGTACAGTTGGCAAGACCATGAGTCCAactgtgagactggcatgggacctgtttCTTGCAAAATCTGTGACCACCAACTCAGGTTATACCGATACCaagctcgtttccctgtggatgcccctcccatcaggttgtctctttcCAAGAAAATCCTGTATGGAAATGACTTAGGAAGACCTAAAAAGTCATAGCTTGGGCAGCTTGACCAGACCTGTTTTGAAGACCTGCCTGGCAATTTGTCATGAAGGATCCTATGGATGGAAGTGAAGgatggatgtggctatgcgcccccatcagCAACAgctcctttgatgatgatgatggattttGTGAAGTGGAGTTGGGGCTGAGAGTATAGCGAgtgtgtccatactgtaaagactTACCAAGACTTATTGACCTTGATCTGTGGACTATAGGTATCTGGACCATGGTAATTGCACAACCTAATTATCTAAAGTTTACACAGatctaattatgatttttttttctttctttctttttctgaatcTGTTAAGTGTCTCCCATCAGTTATACCATTTATCCTTTTCATTCCCATTCTGCGCTCAAcagcatatatagatattaacttTAAAAGCCTCTATGAAGCTGTCTCCGACTGCATGTAACATTTACTCAAATAGAAAACCATAAGAACATCAACTGAGTATATTTGGAAGTTTGTTGGAACTATTGCTTAACCATTGTTTGTTGGAACTTTTGCTTAACCATTGTTTGTTGGatttttgcgtatgtatgtgcatattactattgtttgttggatttttgcatatgtatgtgcatattactattgtttgttggatttttgtgtgtgtgtgcatattactattgtttgttggatttttgcgtatgtgtgaatattactattgtttgttggattttgtgtatgtgtgagcatattactattgtttgttggattttttaatcattattattttattttattttattttatatttttttacattctctgatcttttaattaaattttttgtcttttggaataaaaagaaattaaggatatgattattttggtatttgttacagagagctatgcaccctcccagagacaaagctaaaaaaatattgatgtatTTCTTCTGCAAAT
It contains:
- the LOC113826246 gene encoding phosphatidylinositol N-acetylglucosaminyltransferase subunit H, with translation MESLVFRDVRGDVIFVEERLEPASCNKRATEFSVSSSRIQFLPWLGYTSVLAAIAFLAQLHTLHPAWLLTAVLTQLATLLYRVHRKVVSETLLVVAGLGIQTTTTFYSGRQHTRFIPWGDIIDVIIAETITMQRVLFYMALLVRAEGTKANQKLLPLFMNTWPRLACLRHIYCACQEVLSPNSKLK